GATCCAGTCGCGGCCCTCAAGATGGGCCTCCAGCACCGTGAGCGCGCCTTTCAGGCGGCCCTGAAGAAAGCCGATGACTTCGGCGGGGCGTTTGTCCTCCGGCAGGAAGTTCATCAGGAAGCGCGTCACCCCGGCCTGGCTCGACATCTTGTGGTTGTCCCAGAGGATCCAGCGCAGGATCTCGCGGCGTTCTTCCGGCGTTGCACCGCCGAATTTGCCGGTTTTCTCCACGAGGTAATCCTGAATCACGCCGGATTGCGTCAGGGTGATGCCGGCCTCTTCATCGATCAGAACCGGGGCCTCGCCCATTTCGTTCAGGCCCTTGTAGCCTTCACTGCGGGCCTCGCCGTTGAAGAAATCCACGAACACGGGCTCCCAGTCG
The sequence above is drawn from the Pseudoruegeria sp. SHC-113 genome and encodes:
- a CDS encoding glutathione S-transferase family protein; the encoded protein is MTLKLHCFGESGHSYKAALTLELTGLDWEPVFVDFFNGEARSEGYKGLNEMGEAPVLIDEEAGITLTQSGVIQDYLVEKTGKFGGATPEERREILRWILWDNHKMSSQAGVTRFLMNFLPEDKRPAEVIGFLQGRLKGALTVLEAHLEGRDWIVADKPTIADFTCCSYLYYPEEFSFNRADWPNIDRWLTNISSLPGWKAPYDLMPGNPGDRA